The nucleotide window AATTCCGTAAGGTATTCGGAAATTCTGATGGAATCGGCGATAAGTTTTTCGAACCAAACCAAATTTATTACTACGGCACATGGCGTACTTTATAATAAGGAAAAGAAATAGAATTGTTCCATGTATCTGCAGATATCTTTTTTTCGATATATATTTAGATCTTTGTTATTTCGCAATAAACCTAAATATAGGCTAATATAGTTTTGTATCATTCATTTAATTAGCATTATGTCAATCTTTTATTACATGAGAGCCATTGTGGTTAAAAGTCTagtgaaaatatatatatatatatatatatatattttcggatatattgatttaaatagtaaaaaaaaaagcggagaaataaaaaagtttttttcattcccaAACTcgaatttcattttataattaaaacaaacGTCGATCTCAATTggtatattttgtattaatttgtTCAATCCTTCTTTTTTCCTACCCCCcggtaaatgaaaaaattgcaAGGGTTATTCTAAATGATTTgcttaaatttgtttattagaaTATTCTGCAACTAATCTGTAATGTATCAAAAAAACATAACATTAATGCATAATGCAAAACATCTAATTCTCTTCTCTCTTGTTGTCTTTTAGTTCCCATGCAAAAACTtgagtttatttatatgtagTGTTTAATAAACacatttttctataatattttatttatttatattattattatacatgataatataatattatatatattaatataataaatatatatttatatatatatatgtatgtatgtatgtatgtatatatatatatatattttaaatgaatatcatataataatcataccgtaattaattttcaattttagcttctaatttttattgtaaatgcaaaagtaaattattttagattacacaatataaaaatattttgatgctgattaactaataatattgttattatatttatattattgtttcaCATTTGGCTCAAACAAGACATCTCCCGAGACGATCTTGACAATTAAACTCTAAAGCTAAATGCGAAATTTTATCCCtgattatttataacaaaGATGATAATTCCCTTTCAAAACCCGAAATTTATTACTacgccaattttttttttttgtgtgtattttaaatttacatatatattacaatatatatattttttatttcctataATAGGTTgcttatttagttattttggTTGATTTTTAGTacatttaaaatgatttttttttataaataataggctctcgcactttttttttcactttcaaCCTTCACTGttgctaattttttcaataagtGAGGATCAACCCACTATTATTTATACtgctattttaaaattatatacattataaatatacataatatatatatactttttaagtatatttgaTCATAAATCAGATTTATATTCGATATATATAcgtcataaaattatttaatctttttctttccGTTATTTCCgcacgattttttttttttctgctttattataaatacattccatttcataaaaaaaaattttttttcaaaaacttcATTCCTTCTTGCTTTTTTGGCGTTTTATCCCTGAAgccaaatataaaataaaatgtaagtattctaaaaatttatattgtttcatttaattctttcgTATATCTTTctttagaagaaaaaaaaaaaaaaaaagtatctaTTTCCCTCCTTGTTTATCCATCAAACTTTTTGTTATTGCTTTGTGTTCGGTTTGAATTTATCTtgtaatcataaaaaaaaaaatttttttttttttttttgcttgtttatcgtttaattaataaatgataaacattttgaactttatacattattctcttcaaattttttttttacatattctctttttttttaaaaaaaaaacaatttcattTGGGCGTAAAAATTTCACCCCCCCcccttgtttttttttttacttacctCCTTTTTGATGACATCATTTAACCCTTCTCGTCTATATATCGTTGTATGATTATATACTTAAATCATCCATTTGATATTGTTCATCTTAACATCTTGAATCCCTTTTTTGAACACCTCTTTACTATTTTCTCTCATACAATTCTCCATtgtaattatcatttattcccttccaatcaatttttatccgcagtaattcttcttttttcgtgGCTTTTTCCTAAATAGTTAATTTCTACTGCGCACAGCCTCAATTCTTCATCTATttctgtaaatattttcttcattctGAAGTCGTTCTATAATTCTCATACAgcctcctttttttttatatatatcatttagATTTTCGATAATAAACCACCAAATACGATACTTTttagtattctttttttttaatatatttctttctcTCATacaaaactaaaataataggtactttttttttctttttcacttttttttcctttttctttttctttttttttcttttttctttttccttattgttcgaaaaaaaaaaaaatttttttttttttttttttttgaatgaaagaaaaattaattgtttcggTAATGGTGTTCATTAAACATCTACATTATTGTTAACtcttacttaaaaaaaattcctaacGAAAccatatttagaaaatttaataatttcaattccaTTCTTTgtctctattaaaaaaaaaaatttaaactacaTAAACATAATACCTGTGTCACAATactaaaacaatttttttttttttttttttaaccttttttttttccttcaatAATAGATAATcacttttctaaaaaaaattttttcatcttttataACAACACATACACACGACCTTCTtgttgataagaaaaaataaaaaataaaaaataatatattaatattttttttttaaaagaaaagaaattaattttttttttttagaaaaaaaatttttccttctttcacgaaaaacataaaaaaacaaaaaacttttcctccttccaaaatatattatattatattatattatattatattaatattattataacgaTGCCAAGTACATCAAGtgcaaataaatcaaataatcaacGTAATTTGTCAAGTACGAATTATAACGAACCTTCCATTATCTCTCAAATTCCACGTCAAATTTTACCAATGTCCAGACCTACGACGGTACAACTTTATCAACAACCTCAAATAATCGTTCCAACACAATGTGGTTTCGGTGATATTTTACCAAATTCAAATTTACAGAATTCAAAAGAAATGTCATCAACTGTTTTACTTTCAATggattattatgataataatatgcaACAAAATTGTTTTAGTCAAGTTCAACCTTATCAAACTTATTTtcatcaacaacaacaacagcaacaacaacaacaacaacaacaacaacaacttTATTCCCAAcaacttcaatattttcaattacaacaacaacaacaacaacaacaacaacaacaacagcaacaacaacaacataATCAAATGATTCAACAATCTCGTGTTATTTCACGTACGATATcttcaattaataatgtttCTCAACAACAACATCATTCAACTCCTATGAATATTACCCCTTCTCATGTTGTTCCAACTCAAACTTTGAATGTTCAACCTCTTATTTCTTTGGATTCAACAATGCAAGATGTATCTCAATCAATAGCCGAGTTTTCAATGCCCAATGATTTACCAATCGATTTTTCTCTTGATCAATCTCCTACCATTTGTTATGATAGTGATAAAAAATCTTGTCAAAAAAATAGTGTTCGTAATGATGTTTTCTTCTCTGATCCTATGATAGAAGATACGGAAGAAGTTCTTCATTTTGATAGTGATTCTTCTTCTGATACTGATATTTTGACTCCTCGTCAAAGATATTCTCCTCCTTTGAGTCCTATCGATTTTGGTGATGATTTAATATGGAATATGTTGGATTTATCAAAAGATAAACCTTTTACTGAAACTACTTCAACAAATATGTCAGAAGTTGCTACTGTTTCTTCTACTTCTTCTGATTTAAATGTTAATGTTTCTAAATCATCTGATATTATTTCATCACCTGTTACTACTATTCCTCCTCCTCCTTCTTCTATGAATGTTTCAATTACTTCCTCatctaattcttcttcttcatcaaaTCTAACTACTATTGATCCTACCCTTATTCGTACCACTCCAGAAACAATTGATCCAAGATTTATTGAAACTACTTCTTCAAATTCTGTTTCTCCTCAAAATGTTGTAGTTAAAAAACTTCCTCCTTCAGTTATTACTCGTCCAAATCATATTGAATTCGGTGATGGTATACCAAGTCCTCCATTAAGAACTCCTGAACTTGTTAGTGATCATAGTATTAAACGTAGATTATCTTGTGAATCTTCATCTGATGATGATATTTCTGATGCTGAATCTAATGATAA belongs to Rhizophagus irregularis chromosome 13, complete sequence and includes:
- a CDS encoding uncharacterized protein (antiSMASH:Cluster_1) gives rise to the protein MPSTSSANKSNNQRNLSSTNYNEPSIISQIPRQILPMSRPTTVQLYQQPQIIVPTQCGFGDILPNSNLQNSKEMSSTVLLSMDYYDNNMQQNCFSQVQPYQTYFHQQQQQQQQQQQQQQQLYSQQLQYFQLQQQQQQQQQQQQQQQQHNQMIQQSRVISRTISSINNVSQQQHHSTPMNITPSHVVPTQTLNVQPLISLDSTMQDVSQSIAEFSMPNDLPIDFSLDQSPTICYDSDKKSCQKNSVRNDVFFSDPMIEDTEEVLHFDSDSSSDTDILTPRQRYSPPLSPIDFGDDLIWNMLDLSKDKPFTETTSTNMSEVATVSSTSSDLNVNVSKSSDIISSPVTTIPPPPSSMNVSITSSSNSSSSSNLTTIDPTLIRTTPETIDPRFIETTSSNSVSPQNVVVKKLPPSVITRPNHIEFGDGIPSPPLRTPELVSDHSIKRRLSCESSSDDDISDAESNDKRAQKKFKVDIKKSIKINDDKQNDEDEDEESDSEEFSSVNDNDEDMDSANETQDISDTVTDEYHYSSDTESEEDDDEEYRPSNNNKKSRTRKVVKSQGKARAALSKGSPKTKSSSIKNKSKVLLSTKRGKQSSKTSKPSSKRSSGANTPASLPIESPPQCFATPVEESNEMEGLEVTSPRPTQSPTIFQTLTKSGIDWCRYCGTTEGVNWRPGPWGKRTLCNKHGCDYKGYGFACKLPRLDLTGFVNESVEDRDRPVLQLFCTVCQKQESYMSNVLVRCEGCFKAFHQKCFSSQITDETVSSSEQWFCEAGCSDNVRRKRIVVELPRKKLPLMSTPKVQVPVPNIETGSVPSGTTSRPRTSRNSSRV